A section of the Sedimentisphaera cyanobacteriorum genome encodes:
- a CDS encoding TonB-dependent receptor translates to MVINKFAVLLVILGVSCCICSAEQAGGIRGYVEDKDFDAPVAEAQVLIAETGEKTKTAEEGNYVFSELKPGTYTLIFSKQGYTRQVKTDVAVSPGRMSEVNVSLSGDFTEMEEFVVQDLSFGAGTELALLDLRMEAPALMDSVSSELMSQAGASDAASALKLVSGTTVQDGKYAVVRGLPDRYVNSQMNGVRLPTADADKRAVQLDQFPSAVIESIQVSKTFTPDQQGDASGGAVNVVLKGIPEETSFKFGIGYDYNSNVFNEDDFLSYDGGGLDSLGNRSISVPSIDSMDDTVGTATEDAPQEYSFSLSGGGKHAFAEDVKIGGFLSANYKRSASYKHDMIDDKYWVEEPGEGVTPRYNDKRGGGGGGPGTGRFETSLFDVKQASQQVQWSTLATLGLEIGTHKFNALYMYTKTAEDSATVSEDTRGRAGLHQFWPDAYGPEFDNYDPYDEHHPANDKEYQDHAAYQRHQTLEYTERTTETIQFSGDHKFEDLSWELTDWFSFKPVELDWVLSRNTAAMHQPDKRMFSARWTAPYYVPYQPPTFWPSPSPEVPAHTEPGRYEQLNPAANMNMGNFQRTWKDIIEESDQYSANIKLPFEQWTEDEGYFKFGIFNDDVTRDYQQNSFTNDSTFVDSDPGLSWDDYWSDYFDEPLKVSGVDIDFIADQQISAFYYMADVPLNSQFKLRGGARFESTELSSHITDAGPSAQVYIPQTGDISQSTDGAEFYSLARAEFEQDDTLPSFGFEYAPFEKIKVRGSYSETVARQTFKELVPITNQDYLGGDIFIGNKDLQMSALENYDLRFDYTPYEGGLVSATYFHKDITDPIEYVQGYANFTYTYPVNYPEGEIDGFEFEIRHELAEFFEDMEGVSVGANATFINSEVTLPDDEAAKLDTPNIQAPMKTRDMTNAPEYLYNLFLTWDFNESKTQFGLFYTVRGDTLVAGASQAVGNYLPNVYEKEYGTLNMSLKHKLNDTWSMNLKAKNLLDPEIESVYRSDYIDGDVTKTSYTKGIDLSVSLSARF, encoded by the coding sequence ATGGTAATAAACAAATTTGCAGTTTTGCTGGTCATATTGGGCGTATCCTGCTGCATCTGCTCGGCGGAGCAGGCAGGCGGCATTAGAGGTTACGTTGAGGACAAAGATTTTGACGCGCCCGTAGCTGAGGCGCAGGTTCTGATTGCAGAAACCGGGGAGAAAACCAAAACCGCGGAAGAAGGCAACTATGTTTTCAGCGAGCTCAAGCCGGGAACATACACACTTATATTCTCGAAGCAGGGATATACACGTCAGGTAAAAACTGATGTTGCTGTTTCGCCGGGAAGAATGAGCGAGGTTAATGTTTCCCTTAGCGGCGATTTTACCGAGATGGAAGAATTCGTCGTTCAGGATTTAAGCTTCGGTGCAGGTACAGAGCTTGCCCTGCTTGATCTGCGTATGGAAGCACCTGCTCTTATGGATTCGGTCAGCTCTGAGCTGATGAGCCAGGCAGGAGCTAGCGATGCAGCAAGCGCGCTGAAGCTTGTTTCAGGTACAACTGTTCAGGACGGCAAGTATGCCGTTGTTCGCGGCCTGCCGGACAGATACGTAAATTCCCAGATGAACGGCGTGCGTCTTCCCACGGCTGATGCCGATAAGCGTGCAGTTCAGTTAGACCAGTTCCCCTCGGCTGTGATTGAGAGCATACAGGTAAGCAAAACATTCACCCCCGACCAGCAGGGAGATGCCTCTGGAGGGGCGGTTAATGTGGTGCTCAAAGGCATCCCTGAAGAAACATCTTTCAAGTTTGGCATAGGCTACGACTACAACTCAAACGTATTTAACGAAGATGATTTCCTCAGCTACGACGGCGGCGGACTGGACAGCTTGGGCAATCGAAGCATTTCTGTGCCTTCCATCGATTCGATGGATGATACTGTGGGAACTGCCACTGAGGATGCCCCGCAGGAATACAGCTTTTCACTCTCCGGCGGGGGCAAGCACGCCTTCGCTGAGGATGTGAAGATTGGCGGCTTCTTGAGCGCAAACTACAAACGAAGCGCAAGCTACAAACATGATATGATTGATGACAAGTACTGGGTAGAAGAGCCCGGGGAAGGTGTAACTCCCAGATACAACGACAAACGAGGCGGAGGCGGAGGCGGCCCGGGCACGGGACGCTTTGAAACTTCCCTTTTCGATGTTAAGCAAGCCTCCCAGCAGGTTCAGTGGAGCACGCTGGCAACATTAGGCCTCGAGATCGGAACCCATAAATTCAATGCACTTTATATGTACACTAAAACTGCTGAGGACTCAGCCACTGTCTCAGAAGATACCCGCGGCCGAGCCGGACTGCATCAGTTTTGGCCGGATGCTTACGGCCCCGAATTTGATAATTACGATCCATACGACGAGCACCATCCAGCAAATGATAAGGAATATCAGGACCACGCTGCTTACCAAAGACACCAGACCCTCGAATATACCGAGAGAACTACTGAGACTATTCAGTTTTCAGGCGATCATAAATTCGAAGATCTCAGCTGGGAGCTTACCGACTGGTTCAGTTTCAAGCCGGTAGAGCTCGATTGGGTTCTTTCAAGAAATACCGCTGCTATGCATCAGCCGGACAAGAGGATGTTTTCAGCAAGGTGGACAGCTCCATATTACGTTCCCTATCAGCCCCCTACGTTTTGGCCGAGTCCCTCGCCTGAAGTGCCTGCACACACCGAACCGGGCAGGTACGAACAGCTCAATCCTGCTGCAAATATGAATATGGGAAACTTCCAGAGAACATGGAAAGATATCATCGAAGAAAGCGATCAGTATTCTGCAAACATTAAGCTGCCCTTTGAGCAGTGGACTGAAGACGAGGGATATTTCAAGTTTGGAATATTCAATGATGATGTTACAAGGGACTACCAGCAGAATTCTTTCACCAACGACAGCACCTTCGTTGACAGCGACCCGGGTCTCAGCTGGGATGACTACTGGAGCGATTATTTTGATGAGCCGCTGAAGGTTTCCGGCGTTGATATAGATTTCATTGCAGACCAGCAGATATCGGCCTTCTACTATATGGCGGATGTGCCTTTGAATTCGCAGTTTAAGCTCAGAGGCGGGGCAAGGTTTGAAAGCACCGAGCTCTCCAGCCACATAACTGATGCCGGCCCTTCTGCACAGGTTTATATACCTCAAACAGGAGATATAAGCCAGTCTACAGACGGCGCAGAATTTTACTCACTCGCAAGGGCGGAATTCGAGCAGGATGATACGCTTCCTTCTTTCGGATTTGAGTATGCACCGTTTGAGAAGATAAAGGTGAGAGGTTCATATTCAGAAACTGTTGCAAGACAGACCTTCAAGGAGCTTGTCCCGATTACAAATCAGGACTATCTTGGCGGCGATATATTCATCGGTAATAAAGACCTTCAGATGAGTGCGCTTGAGAACTATGACCTTCGCTTCGATTACACGCCTTATGAAGGCGGATTAGTTTCTGCTACATATTTCCATAAGGATATCACCGACCCTATCGAGTATGTTCAGGGCTATGCCAATTTTACATATACTTATCCGGTGAATTATCCGGAAGGCGAAATTGATGGATTTGAATTTGAGATCAGGCATGAACTTGCGGAATTTTTTGAGGATATGGAAGGCGTATCTGTGGGGGCTAATGCAACTTTCATAAATTCCGAGGTAACCCTGCCTGACGATGAAGCTGCAAAGCTTGATACCCCAAATATTCAGGCACCTATGAAAACCCGCGATATGACCAATGCACCGGAATATTTGTACAACCTGTTCTTAACTTGGGACTTCAATGAATCTAAAACGCAGTTTGGACTGTTTTACACGGTAAGAGGCGATACTCTCGTTGCAGGTGCATCTCAGGCGGTGGGTAATTATCTGCCAAACGTTTATGAAAAAGAATACGGTACGCTGAATATGAGCCTCAAGCACAAACTCAACGATACTTGGAGTATGAACTTAAAGGCGAAAAATCTTCTCGACCCTGAGATTGAGAGTGTTTACAGATCGGATTACATCGACGGCGATGTTACAAAAACCTCTTACACAAAGGGGATTGATCTTTCAGTAAGTTTGAGCGCCCGTTTTTAA
- the gatC gene encoding Asp-tRNA(Asn)/Glu-tRNA(Gln) amidotransferase subunit GatC encodes MPDMINEKQVREVAALARLELTDEEVSRFATQLSDILAYIEKLGELDTEAVEPLAHSLPVKNVFRADEPGQTLDRDQALKNAPDSDGEHFCVPKVLE; translated from the coding sequence ATGCCTGATATGATTAATGAGAAACAGGTACGAGAGGTTGCGGCGCTTGCAAGGCTCGAACTCACAGATGAGGAAGTAAGCCGGTTTGCAACGCAGCTGAGTGATATCCTTGCATATATAGAAAAGCTGGGAGAGCTTGATACTGAAGCGGTTGAACCGCTCGCGCACAGCCTTCCTGTGAAAAATGTTTTCAGGGCAGATGAGCCCGGCCAGACGCTGGATAGAGACCAAGCCCTGAAAAACGCCCCCGACAGCGACGGGGAGCATTTCTGCGTACCGAAGGTTTTAGAGTAG
- the gatA gene encoding Asp-tRNA(Asn)/Glu-tRNA(Gln) amidotransferase subunit GatA, whose protein sequence is MDLTKKTLTEIRDKIAAQELTSLEVTKALLAEIEAKNDKLGAYLELFAEHCLAKAEKIDKRIKAGEKCGALAGVPIAIKDNMTTVWGKTTCSSKILENFEAPYNATVVEKLLAEDAVIIGKLNLDEFAMGSSTENAGLGKTANPWDSSRVPGGSSGGSAAAVSAGLCYGALGSDTGGSIRQPASFCGVVGLKPTYGRVSRYGLVAFGSSLDQIGPLARNTQDAALLMNVITGHDPKDSTSLSEELAPKTDFTKDIDKPLEGLKIAVVPEFIEKAGEAVKEAIGKAVEFYRSKGAEIREVKMPHSDYAVATYYIVATAEASANLARFDGVRYGYRSEKPENYMDVYTKSRDEGFGAEVKRRIMLGTYALSSGYYDAYYLKALKVRNLIRQDFKYIFKDCDCLLTPTSPSGAFKFGEKSDDPIQMYLEDIYTISANLAGVPGVSIPCGFDENNMPLGMQIITDTFQEAKMLRIARMFEKEHSYENQIPEDSRE, encoded by the coding sequence ATGGACTTAACAAAAAAAACACTAACTGAGATTCGTGATAAAATAGCGGCTCAAGAGCTAACCAGCCTTGAGGTTACCAAAGCTTTGCTTGCCGAAATAGAAGCCAAGAACGATAAGTTAGGGGCGTATTTAGAGCTGTTCGCAGAGCATTGCCTTGCAAAAGCGGAAAAAATAGACAAGCGAATAAAGGCCGGCGAGAAATGCGGAGCATTGGCAGGCGTTCCGATAGCAATCAAAGACAATATGACCACGGTCTGGGGCAAAACCACCTGCTCTTCCAAGATACTCGAAAATTTCGAAGCGCCGTACAACGCCACAGTGGTTGAAAAGCTCCTCGCAGAGGATGCAGTTATAATAGGCAAGCTCAATCTCGATGAATTCGCAATGGGCTCAAGCACGGAAAATGCAGGCCTCGGTAAAACCGCCAACCCGTGGGACAGCAGCCGCGTTCCGGGCGGAAGCAGCGGAGGCAGCGCAGCGGCCGTTTCAGCGGGGCTGTGCTACGGGGCTCTGGGCTCGGATACCGGCGGTTCAATCCGCCAGCCGGCAAGCTTCTGCGGGGTGGTAGGCCTCAAGCCAACCTACGGCCGGGTTTCTCGTTATGGACTTGTAGCGTTCGGCTCAAGCCTCGATCAGATCGGCCCTCTTGCAAGAAACACTCAAGACGCCGCCCTGCTTATGAACGTAATCACAGGCCACGACCCCAAAGACAGTACAAGCCTCAGCGAAGAACTCGCACCGAAAACCGATTTCACGAAGGATATAGACAAGCCGCTTGAAGGGCTCAAGATTGCTGTTGTGCCGGAGTTTATCGAAAAGGCCGGAGAGGCAGTGAAAGAGGCGATTGGGAAGGCTGTGGAATTTTACCGCTCTAAAGGCGCAGAAATTCGGGAAGTGAAGATGCCGCATTCGGATTATGCCGTTGCCACGTATTACATCGTTGCTACGGCTGAGGCCTCGGCAAACCTCGCCCGCTTCGACGGCGTTCGCTACGGATACCGCAGCGAAAAGCCCGAAAACTATATGGATGTGTACACGAAATCCAGAGATGAGGGCTTCGGGGCGGAGGTTAAAAGGCGGATTATGCTCGGAACATACGCCCTCTCCAGCGGCTACTACGACGCATACTACCTCAAAGCTCTAAAGGTGCGAAATCTCATCCGGCAGGACTTCAAATACATATTCAAAGACTGCGACTGCCTGCTCACGCCCACCTCGCCGTCGGGGGCGTTCAAATTCGGCGAAAAATCAGACGACCCCATCCAGATGTACCTCGAGGATATCTATACAATCTCGGCTAATCTTGCTGGCGTGCCGGGAGTGAGCATTCCGTGCGGATTCGACGAAAACAATATGCCTCTCGGCATGCAGATTATCACAGATACTTTCCAAGAGGCTAAGATGCTGAGAATCGCAAGGATGTTCGAAAAGGAACATTCATACGAAAATCAGATACCGGAAGATAGCAGAGAATAA
- a CDS encoding CorA family divalent cation transporter encodes MFKLQTDRFSWLSDEDSRQLRETNDKLIRYNEDLDSIRDRAAVAQEQLSGKLSEQLNSRMYVLSLAAAIFLPLSFLTGLLGINVGGIPGAEDESAFWFFLLILAAAVIIQIIIFKNKKWL; translated from the coding sequence ATGTTTAAGCTTCAGACAGACCGCTTCAGCTGGCTGAGCGATGAGGACAGTAGGCAGCTTAGAGAAACTAACGACAAACTTATCAGATATAATGAAGACCTCGATTCCATCAGAGACCGTGCAGCAGTAGCCCAGGAACAGCTCTCGGGCAAACTCTCAGAACAGCTGAATTCCAGAATGTATGTTCTTTCACTTGCTGCAGCTATTTTTCTGCCGTTAAGTTTTCTTACGGGGCTGTTAGGTATAAACGTAGGCGGTATCCCAGGCGCTGAAGATGAATCCGCTTTTTGGTTTTTTTTATTGATATTGGCCGCCGCTGTGATTATACAAATAATAATCTTCAAGAATAAAAAGTGGTTATAG
- a CDS encoding CorA family divalent cation transporter, whose product MSENGLLYFYIMDGKGSARQGSRQDMDNWLPEQGPCWIHLDYTEADSARWLAEKSGLDETTVSALLSEESRPRVSMIDNAALIALRGVNLSPNSEPEDMVAIRLWADENRIISTRKRKLLSENDIIQSFNDKNGPKTTGEFISDLAERLIERIEDTVQNIEDRLDELEELLISEGSYDLRTQLSEIRREAILLKRYLPPPKERQCLSFRQTASAG is encoded by the coding sequence ATGTCTGAAAACGGTTTGCTGTATTTCTATATTATGGACGGGAAGGGCTCGGCCCGGCAAGGCAGCCGGCAGGACATGGATAATTGGCTCCCCGAACAAGGTCCCTGCTGGATACATCTTGACTATACAGAAGCTGATTCTGCAAGGTGGCTCGCTGAAAAGAGCGGCCTTGATGAAACAACAGTATCAGCGTTATTGTCTGAAGAGAGCCGGCCGAGGGTTTCGATGATAGATAACGCAGCACTGATTGCCCTGAGAGGCGTTAATTTGAGCCCAAACTCTGAGCCCGAAGATATGGTAGCGATCAGGCTTTGGGCAGATGAGAATCGAATTATCAGCACGCGAAAAAGAAAACTGCTCTCTGAGAATGATATCATACAATCTTTCAATGATAAAAACGGCCCGAAAACTACAGGAGAATTCATAAGCGATCTGGCAGAGCGGCTGATTGAAAGAATTGAAGACACTGTGCAAAACATAGAAGACCGCCTGGATGAGCTTGAAGAGCTGCTTATTTCCGAGGGAAGTTATGACTTGCGAACTCAGCTTTCAGAAATAAGAAGAGAGGCGATATTGCTAAAAAGATATCTGCCCCCCCCCAAAGAGAGGCAATGTTTAAGCTTCAGACAGACCGCTTCAGCTGGCTGA
- the rd gene encoding rubredoxin has protein sequence MQKYECDVCGYIYDPAVGDPDSGIEPGTSFDNLPDDWVCPECGVGKDEFSPVE, from the coding sequence ATGCAAAAGTATGAATGCGATGTATGCGGCTACATTTACGACCCAGCTGTAGGCGACCCCGACAGCGGTATTGAGCCGGGAACATCATTCGACAATCTCCCCGACGACTGGGTTTGCCCGGAATGCGGGGTGGGCAAAGATGAATTCAGCCCTGTAGAATAA
- a CDS encoding ferritin family protein, producing the protein MNALEVLEVAKTMETDGIEFYSRAAESADSKTAAKLLEELAGWEKNHFEHFEKLQEAVKQADTFNPDNEAMKYLDYFVKYAVFSPDKDLARKARSLDTSGVLSYAIGMEKDSVCYYLGVKASLKTEQAKETVEEIINEEMSHITILSEELSKV; encoded by the coding sequence ATGAACGCTTTAGAAGTATTGGAAGTAGCCAAGACGATGGAAACAGACGGGATTGAGTTTTACTCAAGAGCCGCTGAATCCGCCGACAGCAAGACTGCTGCTAAGCTGCTTGAGGAACTTGCCGGCTGGGAAAAGAACCATTTCGAGCATTTCGAAAAGCTCCAGGAAGCAGTTAAGCAGGCAGACACCTTCAATCCCGACAACGAGGCAATGAAGTATCTTGACTATTTCGTAAAGTATGCGGTATTCTCCCCTGATAAGGATCTCGCACGAAAGGCACGTTCCCTTGATACGAGCGGGGTTTTGAGCTATGCTATAGGGATGGAGAAGGATTCAGTCTGCTACTATCTCGGCGTGAAGGCATCGCTGAAAACAGAGCAGGCAAAGGAAACTGTAGAAGAGATTATCAACGAAGAGATGAGTCATATAACGATTCTCAGCGAAGAATTGAGCAAGGTTTAG
- a CDS encoding ferritin codes for MIKDKVNKAINSQINAELYSSYLYLAMSAWFADNGMPGAANWTKIQAQEELTHADKFFEYVLERGGKIELDQIDKPEGSWDSPIEVFEAVLAHEQKVTSLINDLMDVAISENDHASKIFLNWFVEEQVEEEASVQDIIDKAKMACETKGGLFMIDKELGQRVFNPAPSE; via the coding sequence ATGATAAAAGACAAGGTAAACAAGGCGATTAACTCTCAGATTAACGCCGAGCTCTATTCTTCCTACCTGTATCTGGCTATGAGCGCTTGGTTTGCTGATAACGGTATGCCCGGCGCCGCCAACTGGACAAAGATTCAGGCGCAGGAAGAGCTTACCCACGCGGACAAGTTCTTTGAATACGTGCTTGAGAGGGGCGGAAAGATTGAGCTTGATCAAATTGACAAGCCCGAAGGAAGCTGGGACAGCCCTATAGAGGTTTTCGAGGCAGTACTTGCCCATGAGCAGAAGGTAACGTCTTTGATCAATGATCTGATGGATGTTGCTATAAGCGAAAACGACCATGCCTCTAAGATATTCCTCAACTGGTTTGTTGAAGAGCAGGTTGAAGAAGAGGCGAGCGTTCAGGATATCATAGACAAAGCCAAAATGGCCTGCGAAACAAAGGGCGGGCTTTTTATGATAGACAAAGAGCTTGGCCAGAGGGTGTTTAATCCAGCACCTTCAGAATAA
- a CDS encoding desulfoferrodoxin, producing MAKRQQIYFCPVCSNVVEVYCGADGELYCCGAPMRLLEGNTTDAATEKHVPVIEKTTDGYKVSVGSVLHPMAQEHYIMWIELVADGFSYVKFLNPGDEPIAEFKVDAEKITAREYCNKHGLWKAEQ from the coding sequence ATGGCTAAGAGACAACAGATTTATTTTTGCCCTGTATGCAGCAATGTAGTAGAGGTTTACTGCGGAGCCGACGGCGAGCTTTACTGCTGCGGCGCTCCTATGAGACTTCTTGAAGGAAACACAACCGATGCTGCAACAGAAAAGCATGTTCCAGTAATTGAAAAGACCACAGACGGCTACAAGGTATCCGTGGGCAGCGTACTTCATCCAATGGCGCAGGAGCATTATATAATGTGGATTGAGCTTGTTGCAGACGGCTTCAGCTACGTAAAATTCCTCAACCCGGGCGATGAACCGATTGCAGAATTCAAAGTTGACGCTGAAAAGATAACAGCACGCGAATACTGCAACAAACACGGACTTTGGAAGGCAGAGCAATGA
- a CDS encoding FprA family A-type flavoprotein → MTEIKNNIYYVGAKDWDRKFFDELVPLTEGTTYNSYFIKGSEKNALIDSVDPEKFDTLLSNLERLGVEKIDYLVSLHCEQDHSGCIPVILQEFPECRVVTNEKNFKLLQEHLHISPEQIKVVEEWDTLSLGDKTLQFFFIPWVHWPETMAAYLQEDKVLFPCDMFGSHYATSEMFAKSDAYQLELIKSYYAEIMMPYKKVIVKNLEKIDQLDIDMIAASHGPIYDDPQFPINAYKDWVSDKVTNHVVIPYISMHHSTRIMVEHLLDELTERNILATPYNLVGCDISQLASSLVDSATVVLAGPQILAGPHPALANAAFLSNMLKPKTKYVSIMGSYGWGGKMVEKLQAMIPNIKAELIEPLMIKGMPREDDLRLINEFADKILEKHRSEGLV, encoded by the coding sequence ATGACGGAAATAAAAAACAACATATATTACGTGGGAGCAAAAGACTGGGACAGGAAATTCTTTGATGAACTTGTTCCTCTCACCGAAGGGACTACTTACAACTCCTACTTCATCAAAGGCAGCGAAAAGAATGCACTTATAGACAGCGTTGACCCGGAAAAATTTGATACGCTTTTATCCAATCTGGAGCGGCTGGGCGTTGAAAAGATCGATTACCTTGTAAGCCTGCATTGCGAGCAGGACCATTCCGGCTGCATTCCTGTGATACTTCAGGAATTTCCCGAATGCAGGGTGGTTACGAATGAAAAGAACTTTAAGCTGCTTCAGGAACACCTCCACATCAGCCCCGAACAGATAAAAGTTGTAGAGGAATGGGACACTCTGAGCCTTGGGGACAAGACGCTTCAGTTTTTCTTTATCCCGTGGGTGCACTGGCCTGAGACTATGGCTGCATACCTGCAGGAAGACAAAGTTCTCTTCCCGTGCGATATGTTCGGGTCTCATTATGCCACGAGCGAGATGTTTGCCAAATCAGATGCCTATCAGCTTGAGCTTATCAAAAGCTACTACGCTGAGATTATGATGCCCTACAAGAAGGTGATCGTTAAGAATCTCGAAAAGATCGACCAGCTCGATATCGATATGATAGCCGCAAGCCACGGACCGATATACGACGACCCCCAGTTTCCGATAAACGCATATAAGGACTGGGTGAGCGATAAGGTTACAAATCACGTGGTGATTCCGTATATATCAATGCACCACAGCACTCGGATTATGGTGGAGCATCTGCTTGATGAGCTTACCGAAAGAAATATCCTCGCAACGCCTTACAATCTGGTCGGCTGTGATATAAGCCAGCTTGCCTCATCTCTTGTTGACAGCGCAACAGTAGTGCTTGCAGGGCCTCAGATTCTCGCTGGCCCGCATCCTGCCCTTGCCAACGCTGCCTTTCTTTCAAATATGCTCAAGCCTAAAACGAAATACGTTTCAATTATGGGCAGCTACGGGTGGGGCGGCAAGATGGTTGAAAAGCTTCAGGCAATGATTCCGAACATAAAGGCTGAACTAATCGAACCATTGATGATAAAAGGTATGCCGCGAGAAGATGATTTGCGGCTTATAAACGAATTTGCAGACAAAATACTTGAAAAACACAGATCAGAAGGGCTGGTTTAA
- the rbr gene encoding rubrerythrin, translating into MELKGSKTEANLLKAFAGESQARNRYTYFAEKAREEGYEQIADIFEQTANHEKEHAKRLFRFMEGREVEITAAYPAGKVGTTVENLQEGFEGENYEVTTMYPNFADEADKEGFKDIARLFRNIAKAEMHHRQRYTNLKKNLEEGKVFSREGSCIWMCINCGYLHEGKEAPSICPTCRYPKAYFQLKPENY; encoded by the coding sequence ATGGAACTTAAGGGAAGTAAAACCGAAGCTAATCTTCTAAAGGCGTTTGCAGGTGAATCACAGGCAAGAAACCGCTACACATATTTTGCCGAGAAGGCAAGAGAAGAAGGCTATGAACAGATTGCAGATATTTTCGAGCAAACAGCAAACCATGAAAAAGAGCATGCCAAGAGGCTGTTCAGATTTATGGAAGGAAGAGAAGTAGAGATTACCGCCGCTTACCCGGCAGGCAAAGTTGGCACTACTGTAGAGAATCTTCAGGAAGGCTTCGAGGGGGAGAACTACGAAGTAACAACGATGTATCCGAATTTTGCAGATGAAGCCGACAAAGAAGGCTTTAAGGATATTGCAAGGCTTTTCAGGAACATCGCAAAGGCTGAGATGCACCACCGCCAGAGATACACCAACCTCAAGAAAAACCTTGAAGAAGGTAAAGTTTTTTCGAGAGAAGGCAGCTGCATCTGGATGTGCATTAACTGCGGATACCTTCACGAGGGCAAAGAAGCACCCAGCATCTGCCCCACTTGCAGGTATCCAAAGGCATACTTCCAGCTAAAGCCTGAAAATTACTAA
- a CDS encoding Fur family transcriptional regulator, with translation MKSTEEKVQKFIDLCRKNGLRVTPQRVAVYKVLAETNSHPSAEMVHREVRKEHPGISLDTVNRTLLTFKEIGAAFIVEGSGDVRRFDAGLDKHQHMKCVICKKIFDYHYEPFDDIETPENMPEGFKILKKSVYIEGCCKECLKKIEKE, from the coding sequence ATGAAATCTACTGAAGAAAAAGTCCAAAAATTTATAGATTTGTGCAGGAAAAACGGGCTTAGGGTAACCCCGCAGCGTGTTGCAGTTTACAAGGTGCTTGCTGAAACAAATTCCCACCCTTCAGCTGAAATGGTGCACAGGGAAGTAAGAAAAGAGCACCCGGGGATTTCACTGGATACGGTAAACAGAACTCTGCTCACTTTCAAAGAGATTGGAGCGGCGTTCATAGTTGAAGGCAGCGGCGATGTTCGCAGGTTTGATGCTGGGCTCGATAAGCACCAGCACATGAAATGCGTTATATGCAAAAAGATATTCGATTATCATTATGAGCCGTTTGATGATATAGAGACGCCTGAAAATATGCCGGAAGGCTTTAAAATACTGAAAAAATCGGTATATATTGAAGGCTGCTGCAAAGAATGTTTAAAAAAAATTGAAAAAGAATAA